Proteins encoded in a region of the Streptomyces sp. NBC_01298 genome:
- a CDS encoding VWA domain-containing protein produces the protein MITRRWVRASACGLFVTLAAGLFPAGAAAGEPVAKEAPKVELVLDVSGSMRAQDIDGQTRMSAAKQAFNEVLDAVPEEVRLGIRTLGANYPGPDKNLGCKDTKQLYPVGPLDRTEAKTAVATLAPTGWTPIGPALLGAAEDLKGGDATRRIVLITDGEDTCAPLDPCEVARSIAAQGIHLVIDTLGLVPDAKTRDQLICIAEATGGTYTSVQHTAELSGRVKQLVGRAATPVVNPVATEGAKQCAAAPELQPGLYSDRESFGEHRWYRVSVPPGKELRASVSIGADRAVNNDYGVLLRATTRSGREIVRGQEAGDGRTDLISSGLRYPKAGSADDEEPAETVCLQVSNSFSAPATVKTTPGMPVELTIDVVDGPDEASDVASFGLGRGWWLLGALALTGLLAGLVWGWVSRWRITVWRTNN, from the coding sequence ATGATCACTAGAAGATGGGTGAGGGCCAGTGCGTGCGGCCTGTTCGTCACCCTCGCTGCCGGGTTGTTCCCGGCAGGTGCCGCCGCCGGTGAGCCGGTCGCGAAGGAAGCGCCCAAGGTCGAGTTGGTGCTGGACGTCAGCGGCTCGATGCGGGCACAGGACATCGACGGGCAGACCCGGATGTCCGCCGCGAAACAGGCGTTCAACGAGGTGCTGGACGCGGTGCCCGAGGAAGTGCGCCTCGGCATACGGACCTTGGGCGCCAACTACCCCGGCCCCGACAAGAACCTGGGCTGCAAGGACACCAAGCAGCTCTACCCCGTAGGCCCCCTGGACCGGACCGAGGCCAAGACGGCGGTGGCCACGCTGGCCCCCACCGGGTGGACGCCCATCGGGCCCGCGCTGCTCGGAGCCGCCGAGGACCTGAAGGGCGGCGACGCCACCCGGCGGATCGTGCTCATCACCGACGGCGAGGACACCTGCGCCCCGCTCGACCCCTGCGAAGTGGCCCGGAGCATCGCGGCCCAGGGGATCCACCTGGTCATCGACACGCTCGGGCTCGTCCCCGACGCCAAGACCCGCGACCAGCTGATCTGCATCGCCGAGGCCACCGGCGGCACGTACACCTCCGTGCAGCACACGGCCGAACTGTCGGGCAGAGTAAAACAGTTGGTGGGGCGTGCGGCCACACCGGTGGTCAATCCGGTGGCCACCGAGGGCGCCAAGCAGTGCGCTGCGGCACCGGAGTTGCAGCCCGGCCTCTACAGCGACCGCGAGAGCTTCGGCGAGCACCGCTGGTACCGGGTCTCCGTACCGCCGGGCAAGGAGCTGCGGGCCTCGGTCAGCATCGGGGCCGACCGCGCCGTGAACAACGACTACGGAGTGCTGCTGCGCGCCACGACGCGGAGCGGCCGGGAGATCGTACGCGGCCAGGAAGCCGGTGACGGGCGGACCGACCTCATCTCGTCCGGGCTGCGCTATCCCAAGGCCGGGAGCGCGGACGACGAGGAGCCGGCCGAGACCGTGTGCCTCCAGGTCAGCAACTCCTTCTCGGCCCCCGCCACGGTCAAGACCACCCCGGGCATGCCGGTCGAGCTGACCATCGACGTGGTGGACGGCCCGGACGAGGCCTCCGACGTGGCCTCCTTCGGCCTCGGACGCGGCTGGTGGCTGCTCGGCGCACTGGCGCTCACCGGCCTCCTCGCAGGACTGGTGTGGGGCTGGGTCTCCCGCTGGCGTATCACGGTCTGGAGGACCAACAACTGA
- a CDS encoding AAA family ATPase, whose amino-acid sequence MEAEAVVKDWWLYQGTGGAAERRARLEAGPPPPWRDFKGVPDPGYAPPGCAGPAWERTWRRGEGYVPDELEKDVVNTALHLRRPLLITGKPGVGKSTLASSIAADLGLGPVLHWPVTSRTVLRDGLYLYDAIGRLQEAGLEQLRTPGAEPPAARDRTPSFAEGGPSIARYLRLGPLGTALLPQDRPRVLLVDEIDKSDIDLPGDLLTVFEDGGFVIPELARLAKEAPTVAIGTDDDTEEAVRISQGRVQCRYFPIVVLTSNGERDFPPAFLRRCVRLHLDPPGPDKLARIVRGRLGVDIENSDEYRDLVRSFLERAEDGDLATDQLLNAIQLRLAGAWSAPGDRERFLATVMHHLTGPSA is encoded by the coding sequence ATGGAGGCAGAGGCTGTGGTGAAGGACTGGTGGCTGTACCAAGGGACCGGCGGGGCCGCCGAACGCCGGGCCAGGCTGGAGGCCGGACCGCCGCCGCCCTGGCGGGACTTCAAGGGCGTCCCCGACCCGGGGTACGCGCCACCCGGCTGCGCGGGGCCGGCCTGGGAGCGGACCTGGCGGCGCGGCGAGGGCTACGTCCCCGACGAGCTGGAGAAGGACGTGGTCAACACGGCCCTGCACCTGCGCCGGCCGCTCCTGATCACCGGAAAACCGGGTGTCGGCAAGTCCACGCTCGCCTCCAGCATCGCCGCCGACCTGGGCCTCGGCCCCGTACTGCACTGGCCCGTCACGAGCAGGACCGTCCTGCGCGACGGCCTGTACCTGTACGACGCGATCGGACGGCTCCAGGAGGCGGGGCTGGAGCAGCTGCGCACCCCCGGCGCCGAGCCGCCCGCGGCCCGCGACCGGACTCCGTCCTTCGCCGAAGGCGGCCCGTCCATCGCCCGCTACCTGCGCCTCGGCCCGCTCGGCACCGCGCTCCTGCCCCAGGACCGGCCCCGCGTCCTGCTCGTGGACGAGATCGACAAGAGCGACATCGACCTCCCCGGAGACCTCCTCACCGTCTTCGAGGACGGCGGCTTCGTCATCCCCGAGCTCGCCCGGCTCGCCAAGGAGGCCCCCACCGTGGCCATCGGCACCGACGATGACACGGAGGAGGCCGTCCGGATCTCCCAAGGCCGCGTCCAGTGCCGGTACTTCCCCATCGTGGTCCTCACCAGCAACGGCGAACGCGATTTCCCGCCCGCCTTCCTGCGCCGCTGCGTACGGCTCCACCTGGACCCGCCGGGACCCGACAAGCTCGCCCGCATCGTGCGCGGCCGGCTCGGCGTCGACATCGAGAACAGCGACGAGTACCGGGACCTCGTACGGAGCTTCCTGGAGCGCGCCGAGGACGGCGACCTCGCCACCGACCAGCTCCTCAACGCCATCCAACTGCGGCTGGCCGGAGCCTGGTCCGCCCCCGGCGACCGCGAGCGCTTCCTGGCCACCGTCATGCACCACCTCACCGGGCCCTCCGCGTGA
- a CDS encoding methyltransferase domain-containing protein, producing the protein MDNGEARGDQYDDESEDYVAYWEGRDYEHAAELAAVKRLIGDRRYRLVCEVGGGFGRLSPVLKEYADRVMMCDPSAKHVAIAGRLLADHPGITAHHMRPGHLPLDDGSADLVSMIRVMHHIPDPGPTLREIARVLKPGGRALIEVANSAHMLNKLRYAKRLRGVPRGPVDIRSAEKAAEGGIPFVNHHPDTVVRQFTEAGLRVEDKLSVSNMRSGRLKRSVGEDRLLAVEQRVQSPLAALNFGPSLFFLLRRSG; encoded by the coding sequence ATGGACAACGGTGAAGCGCGGGGCGACCAGTACGACGACGAGTCGGAGGACTACGTCGCCTACTGGGAGGGACGCGACTACGAACACGCGGCGGAGCTGGCCGCGGTCAAACGGCTGATCGGCGACCGCCGTTACCGACTCGTCTGCGAAGTGGGCGGCGGGTTCGGGCGGTTGAGCCCGGTCCTCAAGGAGTACGCGGACCGGGTCATGATGTGCGACCCGAGCGCCAAGCACGTGGCCATCGCCGGACGGCTGCTGGCAGACCACCCCGGCATCACCGCGCACCACATGCGCCCCGGCCACCTCCCGCTGGACGACGGATCGGCCGATCTGGTCTCCATGATCCGCGTCATGCACCACATTCCCGATCCGGGCCCCACGCTGCGCGAGATCGCGCGCGTCCTGAAGCCCGGCGGCCGCGCCCTGATCGAGGTGGCCAACTCCGCGCACATGCTGAACAAGCTGCGCTACGCGAAGCGGCTGCGCGGCGTCCCGCGCGGGCCCGTGGACATCCGCTCCGCCGAGAAGGCGGCCGAGGGGGGCATCCCCTTCGTCAACCACCACCCCGACACCGTCGTACGGCAGTTCACGGAGGCCGGGCTCCGGGTCGAGGACAAGCTGTCCGTGTCCAACATGCGCAGCGGCCGGCTGAAGCGGAGCGTCGGCGAGGACCGCCTGCTGGCGGTCGAGCAGCGCGTCCAGAGCCCGCTGGCCGCCCTCAACTTCGGACCCAGCCTGTTCTTCCTGCTCCGGCGGAGCGGGTAG
- a CDS encoding pentapeptide repeat-containing protein codes for MIEKLLAALAEGAEGAGDGGPRPGLGAEEIADILWLATRVDAAPRPEPDGTPPAAGPEPAASATEPPVPARGGSGAPGVQYFPPAGPARAPGGPADPAAAPAAAGTPEGAPAPPRRRGSAVRLPRAATLDDPLALMRALRPIGRRGIGGPGEELDEQLTVERSIERMVLTPVLRPAESRWLDVALVVDSHHSMLLWADLVEEVRGLLTRSGVFRDVRTWRLTGTGPGGVPRVAHHRDSPPRNPLELVDPAGRRLILVLSDTVAGGWREAPLRAVLRQWSAHNAVAVLNVLPERLWTRGAVQPVPFAVRADRPAAATRSWQRVPMTRRARGGGAVIPVVGVASGSLARLVRVVSGDGRWRRLACLRLDGEPAREASYGTPGTAKFFPDPLEAVERFRASASPTAQRLADHLAAVPLTLPVMTLVRRSLLRESEHGHLAEVALGGLLAPWDGEQAPEDVEFQFLPGVREALLGSQLRGDVAAVRELVRRRVGDYLSRNRGTGRDFTAFRLDPRGGGRRELAPDAQPFAVTGGPVSGLADRVVRVGFGVQSEPQAVGVLLSPRLVLTVREAQPAGSDTSAWVRAEGQEVLCQRVWGDGASPQVLLLLSTVDLVDPADWRDRAWMEGFAVAGENLVVDGVTDEGVAVALTGEVLPYEGERNGELVRLSAEPEAWSRHVGSPVSRNGMLVGIVHTVLPDRMVFLTGQALLEQREFLVAVTRGTGAGYESSGICMALLLHVELGPSGRSAQSELSELVLRAQAEIGVGFQMSFWEGGALLVPLEGPGALETAGLMLAEFPGILSRMRGGSGEWEVSLAVALAKGQFTHDVSAVRGPAANEALTLVRRPELLERLRGAATGSVVTVKGASLLDVGGLDSLTAEPLRSGAQQEPRGWIWLDRTAVVGRALADAELRIDDPGIGWPRCGYGGVETEAAGCTGIRLPGGRLCLAHASASDQGEYLGGLGPGWDVDLRGTTFADGLLERLMAALRDPETGHVRMRLALFDRARFVEEWSAAGGEFEKRASFDRAAFESRAVFDAAHFKGDVSFGRTDFRRGATFDAAVFDGEARFARADFEVNAGFAEAEFAQGLDMTRAEVWGRARMGRMRVRGAADLGSTVFHGHSDWKSATFLGPASFGSAVWGSDAVFDQVRFDGRTSFDHATFSGPTFFKGAFFADRVTFAGTDFADRGEFMNTTFADPAGLPDAWRPLLPPSGAATFSLGGADGGSGTPTP; via the coding sequence GTGATCGAGAAGCTCCTCGCCGCCCTGGCCGAAGGCGCGGAGGGCGCCGGGGACGGCGGCCCGCGCCCCGGGCTCGGGGCGGAGGAGATCGCGGACATCCTGTGGCTCGCGACCCGGGTGGACGCGGCCCCGCGCCCGGAGCCCGACGGGACGCCCCCGGCGGCCGGACCCGAACCCGCCGCGAGCGCGACGGAGCCACCCGTCCCGGCACGCGGCGGCTCCGGCGCGCCCGGAGTCCAGTACTTTCCCCCGGCCGGGCCCGCCCGCGCCCCCGGCGGCCCCGCGGACCCCGCCGCCGCACCGGCCGCGGCAGGGACCCCCGAGGGGGCGCCCGCGCCGCCCCGGCGCCGGGGCAGCGCGGTGCGGCTGCCGCGCGCCGCCACCCTCGACGACCCGCTCGCCCTGATGCGCGCCCTGCGCCCGATCGGCCGGCGCGGCATCGGCGGTCCCGGTGAGGAACTGGACGAACAGCTCACCGTCGAGCGCAGCATCGAGCGGATGGTGCTCACCCCGGTCCTGCGCCCCGCGGAGAGCCGCTGGCTGGACGTGGCCCTGGTCGTCGACTCCCACCACTCGATGCTGCTCTGGGCCGACCTGGTGGAGGAGGTGCGCGGGCTCCTCACCCGCAGCGGGGTCTTCCGCGACGTGCGGACCTGGCGGCTCACGGGCACCGGCCCCGGCGGCGTGCCCAGGGTCGCGCACCATCGCGACAGCCCGCCCCGCAACCCGCTGGAGCTGGTCGATCCGGCGGGCCGGCGGCTGATCCTCGTGCTCTCCGACACGGTGGCCGGCGGCTGGCGCGAAGCCCCCCTGCGCGCGGTGCTGCGGCAGTGGTCGGCGCACAACGCCGTGGCCGTGCTCAACGTCCTGCCCGAACGGCTCTGGACGCGCGGGGCGGTCCAGCCGGTCCCCTTCGCGGTCCGCGCGGACCGGCCCGCGGCGGCCACCCGCTCCTGGCAGCGGGTCCCGATGACCCGGCGGGCCCGCGGCGGCGGGGCGGTGATCCCGGTGGTCGGCGTCGCCTCCGGGAGCCTGGCCCGGCTGGTGCGGGTGGTGTCCGGCGACGGCCGCTGGCGGCGGCTCGCGTGCCTGCGCCTCGACGGGGAACCCGCGCGCGAAGCCTCGTACGGGACGCCGGGGACCGCGAAGTTCTTCCCGGACCCGCTGGAGGCGGTGGAGCGGTTTCGCGCGAGCGCCTCGCCGACGGCCCAGCGCCTCGCCGACCACCTGGCCGCCGTACCGCTCACCCTGCCCGTGATGACCCTCGTACGCCGCTCCCTGCTGCGGGAGTCCGAGCACGGCCACCTCGCGGAAGTGGCCCTGGGCGGCCTGCTCGCCCCCTGGGACGGGGAACAGGCGCCGGAGGACGTGGAGTTCCAGTTCCTGCCGGGCGTACGGGAAGCCCTGCTCGGGTCGCAGCTGCGCGGGGACGTGGCCGCGGTACGGGAACTGGTCCGGCGGCGCGTCGGGGACTACCTGTCCCGCAACCGCGGCACCGGCCGGGACTTCACGGCGTTCCGCCTGGACCCTCGGGGTGGGGGTCGGCGCGAACTGGCCCCGGACGCGCAGCCGTTCGCCGTCACCGGGGGGCCGGTGTCGGGGCTGGCCGACCGGGTGGTGCGGGTCGGATTCGGGGTGCAGTCGGAGCCGCAGGCGGTGGGCGTGCTGTTGTCACCCCGGCTGGTCCTGACGGTCAGAGAGGCGCAGCCCGCCGGGTCGGACACCTCGGCCTGGGTCCGGGCCGAGGGGCAGGAAGTCCTCTGTCAGCGGGTTTGGGGAGACGGGGCGTCGCCCCAGGTTCTCCTGCTGCTCTCCACCGTGGACCTCGTGGATCCGGCGGACTGGAGGGACCGGGCCTGGATGGAGGGGTTCGCGGTCGCGGGTGAGAACCTCGTCGTGGACGGCGTGACCGACGAGGGCGTGGCGGTGGCGCTGACCGGTGAGGTCCTCCCCTACGAGGGGGAGCGCAACGGGGAACTGGTCCGGCTCTCCGCCGAACCGGAGGCCTGGAGCCGCCACGTGGGCTCCCCGGTCTCCCGCAACGGGATGCTGGTGGGCATCGTGCACACGGTGCTGCCGGACCGGATGGTGTTCCTGACGGGGCAGGCACTGCTGGAGCAGCGTGAATTCCTCGTGGCGGTCACCAGGGGGACGGGCGCCGGGTACGAGAGCTCCGGAATCTGCATGGCGCTGCTGCTCCACGTGGAACTGGGCCCGTCCGGCCGGTCGGCGCAGTCGGAGCTGTCCGAACTCGTCCTGCGTGCTCAGGCGGAAATCGGTGTCGGGTTCCAGATGTCCTTCTGGGAGGGCGGGGCCCTGCTGGTCCCCCTGGAGGGTCCGGGCGCCCTCGAAACGGCCGGGCTGATGCTGGCCGAGTTCCCGGGGATCCTCTCCCGGATGCGCGGGGGTTCCGGCGAATGGGAGGTGTCCTTGGCAGTGGCGCTGGCCAAGGGGCAGTTCACGCACGATGTGAGCGCCGTGCGGGGACCGGCCGCCAACGAGGCCCTGACGCTGGTCCGGCGCCCGGAGCTCCTGGAGCGGCTGCGGGGCGCTGCGACGGGATCGGTCGTCACTGTGAAAGGCGCGTCGCTGCTGGACGTCGGCGGGCTGGACTCCCTCACGGCCGAACCGCTCCGCTCGGGGGCGCAACAGGAGCCGCGCGGATGGATCTGGCTCGACCGAACCGCCGTGGTGGGGCGGGCGCTGGCCGATGCGGAGCTGAGGATCGACGACCCGGGCATCGGATGGCCGCGTTGCGGGTACGGGGGCGTGGAGACGGAGGCCGCGGGGTGCACGGGCATCCGGCTGCCGGGCGGCAGGCTCTGCCTCGCCCATGCTTCAGCCTCGGACCAGGGCGAGTACCTCGGCGGCCTGGGGCCGGGGTGGGACGTGGACCTGCGGGGAACCACCTTCGCCGACGGTCTGCTCGAACGACTGATGGCCGCGCTGCGTGACCCGGAGACGGGGCACGTACGGATGCGGCTCGCGCTGTTCGACCGGGCGCGCTTCGTCGAGGAGTGGTCCGCGGCGGGGGGAGAGTTCGAGAAGCGCGCCTCCTTCGACCGTGCCGCCTTCGAAAGCCGGGCGGTGTTCGACGCCGCTCACTTCAAGGGGGATGTCTCCTTCGGCCGGACCGACTTCCGTCGCGGCGCGACCTTCGACGCGGCGGTGTTCGACGGCGAAGCGAGGTTCGCCAGGGCGGACTTCGAGGTCAATGCCGGATTCGCGGAAGCCGAGTTCGCCCAAGGCCTCGACATGACACGGGCCGAGGTGTGGGGCAGGGCGCGGATGGGCCGGATGCGGGTGCGGGGAGCCGCCGACCTCGGGAGCACGGTCTTCCACGGCCACAGCGACTGGAAGAGCGCCACCTTCCTGGGACCCGCCTCCTTCGGGTCCGCCGTCTGGGGCTCCGACGCGGTGTTCGACCAGGTCCGCTTCGATGGCCGGACCTCCTTCGACCACGCCACCTTCTCCGGGCCCACGTTCTTCAAAGGTGCGTTCTTCGCGGACCGGGTGACCTTCGCCGGGACCGACTTCGCGGACCGGGGAGAGTTCATGAACACGACCTTCGCCGATCCCGCGGGACTCCCCGACGCGTGGCGCCCGCTCCTGCCGCCTTCGGGCGCCGCCACGTTCAGCCTGGGCGGCGCGGACGGCGGCTCCGGGACGCCGACGCCCTGA
- a CDS encoding bifunctional polysaccharide deacetylase/glycosyltransferase family 2 protein — protein MSKNRRLPRGRHSTVREVPVRDVRDVPVRTHWLLLTTLVLTLSAALLLQGYVTHMFDGTADGAHRDPGPAGAVPERIRTGGPVIEGSAGRTAAVEPRTIALTFDDGPDPRWTPEILDVLRRNDVRATFFTVGAQVAAHPDLARRIVEDGHEIGVHTFTHTDLGAASPWRRSLELRESQLVIAGATGVTTPLLRPPYSSTGAALNDVAWESVVQAGAEGYLTVLSTQDSQDWRRPGVDEIVANSVPRGTEGQILLLHDAGGDRSQTVAALERLVPLLKAEGFRLTTVTEATDLPPTAHEAATVDEWHGVSLIYALRASDWVLSALSWLLWAAGAISVLRAVAVFTAARRHVRKRRVPWGAPVTEPVSIIVPAYNESAGIEAAVRSLLASDHPVEIIVVDDGSTDGTADIVEALRLPGVRVIRQRNAGKPAALNTGIAAASCDLLVMVDGDTVFEPDAVRMIIQPFAHRRVGAVSGNAKVVNRGGLLGRWQHIEYVVGFNLDRRLFDLAECMPTVPGAVGAFRREALLRVGGVSDTTLAEDTDLTMALCRDGWRVVYEERAKAWTEAPATLGALWKQRYRWCYGTLQAMWKHRGALTQRGQAGKLGRRGLLYLLMFQVLLPLLAPVVDVTAVFGLVFLDPLRILGLWSAFLLLQLLMGLYAFRLDKEHPGPLWSLPLQQFVYRQLMYLVVIQSVFTAIAGSRLRWQRMERYGSLQVPASPPRPRTPDRGSAGRPG, from the coding sequence TTGTCGAAGAACCGCCGCCTCCCGCGCGGCCGGCACAGCACCGTGCGCGAGGTCCCCGTACGCGACGTGCGCGACGTCCCCGTGCGCACCCACTGGCTGCTGCTGACCACACTGGTCCTGACCCTCTCCGCGGCCTTGCTCCTCCAGGGCTACGTCACCCACATGTTCGACGGCACCGCCGACGGGGCCCACCGCGATCCGGGTCCGGCGGGCGCCGTCCCGGAGCGGATCCGGACGGGCGGCCCGGTGATCGAGGGGTCCGCGGGACGGACCGCGGCCGTCGAGCCCCGCACCATCGCCCTGACCTTCGACGACGGTCCGGATCCCCGCTGGACCCCGGAGATCCTGGACGTCCTGCGGCGCAACGACGTCCGGGCCACCTTCTTCACCGTGGGCGCGCAGGTCGCCGCCCACCCCGACCTGGCGCGCCGGATCGTCGAGGACGGCCACGAGATCGGCGTCCACACCTTCACCCACACCGATCTCGGCGCGGCTTCCCCTTGGCGCCGCTCCCTGGAACTGCGCGAAAGCCAGCTGGTCATCGCCGGCGCCACCGGAGTCACCACTCCCCTGCTGCGCCCGCCCTACTCCTCGACCGGCGCGGCACTGAACGACGTCGCCTGGGAGTCCGTGGTCCAGGCCGGCGCGGAGGGCTATCTCACCGTCCTCAGCACCCAGGACAGCCAGGACTGGCGCCGTCCCGGAGTCGACGAGATCGTGGCCAACTCGGTGCCCCGGGGCACCGAGGGCCAGATCCTGCTCCTGCACGACGCGGGCGGCGACCGGTCGCAGACCGTCGCGGCCCTCGAACGCCTCGTCCCCCTGCTGAAGGCCGAAGGTTTCCGGCTCACCACCGTCACCGAGGCGACCGACCTTCCCCCGACCGCGCACGAGGCCGCCACCGTGGACGAGTGGCACGGTGTCTCCCTCATCTACGCCCTGCGCGCCAGCGACTGGGTCCTGAGCGCGCTGTCCTGGCTCCTGTGGGCGGCGGGCGCCATCAGCGTGCTGCGCGCCGTGGCCGTCTTCACCGCGGCCCGCCGCCACGTGCGCAAGCGCCGGGTGCCGTGGGGCGCACCCGTCACCGAACCGGTCAGCATCATCGTCCCCGCGTACAACGAGAGCGCCGGCATCGAAGCGGCCGTCCGGTCGCTGCTGGCCTCGGACCATCCGGTGGAGATCATCGTGGTCGACGACGGGTCCACCGACGGCACCGCCGACATCGTGGAGGCCCTGCGGCTGCCGGGCGTCCGCGTCATCCGCCAGCGCAACGCGGGCAAGCCCGCCGCCCTCAACACCGGTATCGCCGCGGCCTCCTGCGACCTGCTCGTCATGGTCGACGGCGACACCGTCTTCGAACCGGACGCCGTCCGCATGATCATCCAGCCCTTCGCCCACCGCCGGGTCGGCGCGGTCTCGGGCAACGCCAAGGTCGTCAACCGCGGCGGCCTCCTCGGCCGTTGGCAGCACATCGAGTACGTCGTCGGCTTCAACCTCGACCGCCGCCTCTTCGACCTCGCCGAGTGCATGCCCACCGTGCCGGGCGCGGTCGGCGCCTTCCGCCGCGAGGCGCTCCTGCGCGTCGGCGGTGTCAGCGACACCACCCTCGCCGAGGACACCGACCTCACGATGGCCCTGTGCCGTGACGGATGGCGCGTCGTCTACGAGGAGCGGGCCAAGGCCTGGACCGAGGCCCCGGCCACCCTCGGGGCCCTCTGGAAGCAACGCTACCGCTGGTGTTACGGGACCCTCCAGGCCATGTGGAAGCACCGCGGCGCCCTCACCCAGCGGGGCCAGGCCGGAAAGCTCGGCCGCCGGGGCCTGCTGTACCTCCTGATGTTCCAGGTGCTGCTGCCGCTGCTCGCTCCCGTGGTCGACGTGACGGCGGTCTTCGGGCTGGTCTTCCTCGACCCGCTCCGGATCCTGGGCCTGTGGAGCGCCTTCCTGCTGCTCCAGCTCCTGATGGGGCTCTACGCCTTCCGCCTCGACAAGGAACACCCCGGCCCGCTGTGGAGCCTGCCGCTCCAGCAGTTCGTCTACCGCCAGTTGATGTACCTGGTCGTCATCCAGTCCGTGTTCACCGCCATCGCGGGTTCGCGCCTGCGCTGGCAGCGCATGGAACGCTACGGAAGCCTCCAGGTGCCCGCGTCCCCGCCGCGGCCCCGCACCCCGGACCGCGGGAGCGCCGGCCGTCCGGGGTGA